A genome region from Oncorhynchus mykiss isolate Arlee unplaced genomic scaffold, USDA_OmykA_1.1 un_scaffold_87, whole genome shotgun sequence includes the following:
- the LOC118946993 gene encoding translation machinery-associated protein 16-like isoform X2: MPKAGKGKPTQKEKVCHPYSRKAAYLASQEIRLGKKERQKSEKATRLNSIGDKLQWFQSQLDSEKTEFTKQDACHIIERYLQRFDGELDQIELVNGIKGRQGRLHGSRETVIKQTVERETALYHGNGFEIPDIINSKHLKTFREWSGDLKKLPNIKMRKFSSRGTDRTGGGEEEEGTAGGEEEEETAAGEEEEETAAGEEEEETAGGEEEEALMKDSDAQEDAP, translated from the exons ATG ccgaAGGCGGGGAAAGGTAAACCAACTCAGAAGGAGAAGGTGTGTCATCCCTATAGCAGGAAAGCTGCTTACTTGGCCAGCCAGGAGATACGTCTGGGAAAGAaggagag ACAAAAGAGTGAGAAGGCCACTCGTCTCAACAGCATTG gtgataAGCTGCAGTGGTTTCAGAGCCAGCTGGACTCTGAGAAGACAGAGTTCACCAAACAGGACGCCTGTCACATCATAGAGAG gtacctGCAGAGGTTTGACGGGGAGTTGGACCAGATAGAGCTGGTGAACGGGATCAAAGGTCGTCAGGGTCGTCTCCATGGCAGCAGGGAGACCGTCATCAaacagactgtagagagagagaccgctCTGTACCATGGCAACGGCTTCG agATTCCAGACATCATCAACTCTAAACATCTCAAGACCTTCAG GGAGTGGAGCGGCGATCTAAAGAAGCTTCCCAACATCAAGATGAGGAAGTTCTCTTCCCGAGGGACGgacagaacaggaggaggagaggaggaggaggggaccgccggaggagaggaggaggaggagaccgctgcaggagaggaggaggaggagaccgctgcaggagaggaggaggaggagaccgccggaggagaggaggaggaggccttaATGAAAGATTCAGACGCCCAGGAAGATGCCCCATAA
- the LOC118946993 gene encoding translation machinery-associated protein 16-like isoform X3 produces MPKAGKGKPTQKEKVCHPYSRKAAYLASQEIRLGKKERQKSEKATRLNSIGDKLQWFQSQLDSEKTEFTKQDACHIIERYLQRFDGELDQIELVNGIKGRQGRLHGSRETVIKQTVERETALYHGNGFEIPDIINSKHLKTFREWSGDLKKLPNIKMRKFSSRGTDRTGGGEEEEGTAGGEEEEETAAGEEEEETAAGEEEEETAGGEEEEALMKDSDAQEDAP; encoded by the exons atg ccgaAGGCGGGGAAAGGTAAACCAACTCAGAAGGAGAAGGTGTGTCATCCCTATAGCAGGAAAGCTGCTTACTTGGCCAGCCAGGAGATACGTCTGGGAAAGAaggagag ACAAAAGAGTGAGAAGGCCACTCGTCTCAACAGCATTG gtgataAGCTGCAGTGGTTTCAGAGCCAGCTGGACTCTGAGAAGACAGAGTTCACCAAACAGGACGCCTGTCACATCATAGAGAG gtacctGCAGAGGTTTGACGGGGAGTTGGACCAGATAGAGCTGGTGAACGGGATCAAAGGTCGTCAGGGTCGTCTCCATGGCAGCAGGGAGACCGTCATCAaacagactgtagagagagagaccgctCTGTACCATGGCAACGGCTTCG agATTCCAGACATCATCAACTCTAAACATCTCAAGACCTTCAG GGAGTGGAGCGGCGATCTAAAGAAGCTTCCCAACATCAAGATGAGGAAGTTCTCTTCCCGAGGGACGgacagaacaggaggaggagaggaggaggaggggaccgccggaggagaggaggaggaggagaccgctgcaggagaggaggaggaggagaccgctgcaggagaggaggaggaggagaccgccggaggagaggaggaggaggccttaATGAAAGATTCAGACGCCCAGGAAGATGCCCCATAA